Within the Hypericibacter adhaerens genome, the region GACATCGTCCAGGGCGACGGCTTCTGGCCGCGGCTCTATTTCCGCCAGGGCCTCACCCAGGCGGTCGACTACGGCAAGATCCCGAGCATGGCGAACGTGTTCCCGGATTTCCTGCCGCCGAAATTCCCGCTGCTGGCCGACGAATCCGGCGAGCACAAGGTCGCGGCGCCCAACTGCTGGGGCGATTACGGGATCACGGTCAATGCCAGCCAGGTCGCTCCTGAGGATATCGGCTCGATCGCCCTGCTGCTGAACGACAAATACAAGGGCAAGATCTCGACCAACTCGCGCTTCGAGGAGAACATCGCGCTGATGGGCATCCTCGCCGCGAGCAATCTCGGCACCATCTCGGCCGAGCGGCCGGACGGCAAGCCCTTCAATCCCTACAACCTCACCGACGCCGAGCTGGAGGAGACCAAGAAGCTCCTGATCCAGCAGAAGAAGCTGCTGCTGACCCGCTATCAGGACTATGACGCGCTGGACCGGCTGATGCGCGGCGGCGCGGTCTGGGCGGCGCCGGAATTCACCGAGACCTATCGCCACCTCACCGTGCTGAAGCAGGACGGCAAGCTCGATTTCGACATCCAGCATGTGCTGAAGCCGAAGGAGGGCGGGCTCGGCTGGGTCGATACCTGGATGATCAGCTCGGGTGCGGATTCCGAGCGGGTCGAGCTCGCCCATCATTGGATGGACAGCTTCCTCAAGAAGGACAACTACGTCCGCGTCGTCCGCTCGACCGGCTATGGCGGCACCGTCGATCTGCGCGACCTGCTCACCGCCAACGAGATCGAGCTTTACTTCCAGAATCGCAGTAGCGAGGCTAGCCAGCTCCACATGTTCGACCAGCCTTCCTCTCCCGAGAAGTGGGAGCGGATCTGGTCCGACGTGGAAGCCTCGTAACGTCGGGGGAACGTTGCGAAGCGAGCCGCCCCCTTTCGGGGAAGGGGGCGGCGCCGGCGTCCTTGTATCGACAGCGATGAGTGGGAAATCCGTGCCAGACGCAACGCTGAAGCTCGAGACGGTCAGCAAGCGCTTCGGCCCGATCACGGCCGTCGACGGCATCGATCTGGCGATCGAGCGCGGCGAGTTCTTCACGCTGCTGGGCCCGAGCGGCTCAGGCAAGACGACGCTGCTGCGCATCATCGCCGGGCTCGAGCCGCCCGACACCGGCCGCGTGCTGATCGCGGGCCGCGACGTGACCGAGCTGCCGCCCTACGGGCGCAACATCGGCATGGTGTTCCAGAACTTCCTGCTGTTTCCGCACAAGACCGTCGCCGAGAACATCGTCTTCCCCTTGCGCATGCAGCGGGTGGACAGGTCCAAGCGCGACGAGCGGCTGCGCTGGATCATCAAGCTCATGCATCTGGACGGGCTCGAGGGCCGCTATCCCAACGAGCTTTCGGGCGGCCAGCAGCAGCGCGTGGCGCTCGCCCGCGGCTTGATCGCCGAGCCCGAGCTGCTGCTGCTCGACGAGCCGCTCGCCAATCTCGATCGCGAGCTCCGCTCCGAGATGGAGGTCGAGATCCGCCGCTACCAGAAGGAGCTGCAGATCCCCTTCATCTATGTCACCCACAACCAGGAAGAAGCGCTGACCATGAGCGACCGCATCGCGGTCATGCGCAACGGCCGCTTCGAGCAGATCGGTGCCAAGGTCGAGATCTATACCAATCCCGCCTCGGCCTTCGTTGCCAGCTTCGTCGGCCATGCCAACCGGCTCGAGGGCAAGCTGGTGGAGCTCAACGGCAAGGTCGGCCGCATGGAGTGGCAGGGGCGCACCATCCTGGTGCCGAGCCCGGGCAATGTCGCCTCGGGCGCCCGTGTCCAGCTCTCGATCAAATACGAGGATCTCGAGATCGCGCCCGCGGGCGTCAACGGCACGGTCCTCCAGGGCCGCAACCAGCTTCCGGGCAAGCTGCGCGACATCATCTTCAAGGGCCAGACCGCCAACTACATCGTGACGGTGGCCGAGGGCGTCGAGATCGTGGCCAGCGCCACGCCGCGCGCCTTGAGCCTCAAGCCCGAGGAAGCGGTCGTGGTGCATTGGCCGGCCGCCTCCGGCGCCTGCTTCCCGGCCTGACGCCCATGAGCGCCGGCACGCTCACGATTGCGACCAGAAAGACCAAGCTGCACCGGCTGTTCGCCTATCGCTTCGCCATGCTGGCGGGGCCCGGCGCGCTCTTCATCCTGGTGGCGCTGCTGCTGCCGCTGCTCTCGATCGTGGTGTTCAGCTTCTGGCGGACCCAGAGCTACGAGCTCTTCGCCGACTGGAACCTCGACAACTACCGGGTGATGCTGAGCGAGGCCGCCTATCGCGTCTTCTTCCTGCGCTCGCTCGGCATGGCGCTCGCCGTGACGCTCGCCTGCCTCGTCATCGCTTGGCCGATCGCCTATTTCATCGCCAA harbors:
- a CDS encoding ABC transporter ATP-binding protein, with product MPDATLKLETVSKRFGPITAVDGIDLAIERGEFFTLLGPSGSGKTTLLRIIAGLEPPDTGRVLIAGRDVTELPPYGRNIGMVFQNFLLFPHKTVAENIVFPLRMQRVDRSKRDERLRWIIKLMHLDGLEGRYPNELSGGQQQRVALARGLIAEPELLLLDEPLANLDRELRSEMEVEIRRYQKELQIPFIYVTHNQEEALTMSDRIAVMRNGRFEQIGAKVEIYTNPASAFVASFVGHANRLEGKLVELNGKVGRMEWQGRTILVPSPGNVASGARVQLSIKYEDLEIAPAGVNGTVLQGRNQLPGKLRDIIFKGQTANYIVTVAEGVEIVASATPRALSLKPEEAVVVHWPAASGACFPA
- a CDS encoding ABC transporter substrate-binding protein translates to MSIAHTRRIALPARRVGTTRRALLKGAAIAGAGLAFRPMAPFVSNAEAATPTLRLLMWQPYAINETIAEFESKFGAKFAPTFFDGNSEAFNKMKVGGTKDFDIVQGDGFWPRLYFRQGLTQAVDYGKIPSMANVFPDFLPPKFPLLADESGEHKVAAPNCWGDYGITVNASQVAPEDIGSIALLLNDKYKGKISTNSRFEENIALMGILAASNLGTISAERPDGKPFNPYNLTDAELEETKKLLIQQKKLLLTRYQDYDALDRLMRGGAVWAAPEFTETYRHLTVLKQDGKLDFDIQHVLKPKEGGLGWVDTWMISSGADSERVELAHHWMDSFLKKDNYVRVVRSTGYGGTVDLRDLLTANEIELYFQNRSSEASQLHMFDQPSSPEKWERIWSDVEAS